A stretch of the Clostridium botulinum genome encodes the following:
- a CDS encoding recombinase family protein, translating into MKAAIYSRKSKFTSKGDSIENQIQMCKDYGTKNLNIDKFFIYEDEGFSGGNINRPKFKALLSDIKKKKFDVLICYRLDRISRNVADFSSTLELLQSNDMSFISIKEQFDTSTPMGKAMVYIASVFAQLERETIAERVRDNMLELAKTGRWLGGQTPLGFKSKKIVYIDEEYKERSLYKLSPIMEELEIVKYIYSTYLETHSLRETASRLYDKRFKTKNGGDWGVSQVQNVLVSPTYVKSSEEVKDFLVSQGMSFAGEVNGNGIFLYNKKKGKTKHRDINEWIAAVGKHKGIIEADIWLEVQSFLSSKRFKRGRLGTGSNSLFSGLIKCGKCGSNMTIIHGGVSKGIRKHYYTCSLKRASKGSECNNSNLTVDVTDEILINHLKNIKIKDIKKELNNLYINKNNTNEIQLIENQIKDEEKAIKNLTMQLSTISNPLASKPIINLLEKKTFELEKLKKQYKELKNNLTKEQLQIVDITNLTDNLNNFKHMIDKAKDIEQKKMLIKSVVEDIIVLDGNIEINIKNSKQN; encoded by the coding sequence ATGAAAGCTGCAATATATAGTAGAAAATCCAAATTCACAAGTAAGGGAGATTCTATAGAAAACCAGATACAAATGTGTAAAGACTATGGAACTAAAAATTTAAATATAGATAAGTTTTTTATATATGAAGATGAAGGATTTTCAGGTGGTAATATTAATAGACCTAAGTTCAAAGCACTACTTTCAGATATAAAAAAGAAAAAATTTGATGTACTTATATGTTATAGACTAGATCGTATAAGCAGAAATGTAGCTGACTTCTCCTCCACTCTTGAATTACTTCAAAGTAATGATATGAGCTTTATATCTATAAAAGAACAGTTTGATACTTCAACTCCAATGGGTAAAGCTATGGTATATATAGCTTCTGTATTTGCCCAACTTGAACGTGAAACTATAGCTGAACGTGTTAGAGATAACATGCTTGAACTTGCTAAAACAGGTAGATGGCTTGGAGGACAGACACCTTTAGGTTTTAAATCTAAAAAAATTGTATATATAGATGAAGAATATAAAGAAAGAAGCCTTTATAAGCTTTCACCTATTATGGAAGAACTTGAAATAGTAAAGTATATATATTCAACTTATCTTGAAACACACTCTCTTAGAGAAACTGCGTCTAGACTTTATGATAAAAGATTTAAAACCAAAAATGGTGGTGATTGGGGTGTGAGTCAAGTACAAAATGTTTTGGTGTCTCCAACTTACGTTAAATCTTCTGAAGAAGTAAAAGATTTTTTAGTATCTCAAGGAATGAGTTTTGCTGGAGAAGTCAATGGAAATGGTATATTCCTGTATAATAAGAAAAAAGGTAAAACAAAGCATAGAGACATTAATGAATGGATTGCAGCTGTAGGAAAACATAAAGGAATAATAGAAGCTGATATCTGGCTTGAGGTACAATCCTTTTTAAGCTCAAAAAGATTTAAAAGAGGAAGACTTGGTACAGGATCTAATTCTTTATTCTCAGGATTGATTAAATGTGGAAAATGCGGATCTAACATGACTATAATTCATGGTGGAGTTTCAAAAGGCATTAGAAAGCATTATTATACTTGTTCATTGAAACGTGCTTCAAAAGGCAGTGAATGTAATAATAGTAACCTTACAGTAGATGTAACAGATGAAATTCTTATAAATCATTTAAAGAATATTAAAATAAAGGATATTAAAAAGGAACTAAATAATTTATATATAAATAAAAATAATACTAATGAGATTCAACTAATTGAAAATCAAATTAAAGATGAAGAAAAAGCTATTAAAAACTTAACTATGCAGTTATCTACTATTTCAAACCCTCTAGCATCTAAACCTATTATAAATTTATTGGAGAAGAAAACCTTTGAATTAGAGAAGTTGAAAAAGCAATATAAAGAACTTAAAAACAATTTAACAAAGGAACAATTACAGATAGTTGATATAACTAATCTTACTGATAATCTAAATAACTTTAAGCACATGATAGATAAAGCTAAAGATATTGAACAGAAAAAGATGCTTATTAAATCAGTTGTAGAAGATATAATAGTACTTGATGGAAATATAGAGATTAACATAAAAAATAGCAAACAAAACTAG
- a CDS encoding cupin domain-containing protein, producing the protein MNENSFKKITHTEKNKIKLNAKYFIEKLNLKKHPEGGYYKESFTSQDTIGSRQLWTSIYFLLNSGEVSHFHRLKSDELWYFHDGEALTIYMISPSGELIEKQVGLNIEQGEAPQVLVPKGYIFGSTMNNEGFSLVGCMVSPGFQFQDFELFTRKELLEKYPYYKDIIKKLTVA; encoded by the coding sequence ATGAATGAAAATAGCTTTAAAAAAATTACTCATACAGAAAAAAACAAGATTAAGCTAAATGCTAAATATTTTATAGAAAAATTAAATTTGAAGAAGCATCCTGAAGGAGGATATTACAAAGAGTCCTTTACATCTCAAGATACAATAGGCAGTAGACAATTATGGACTAGCATATATTTTTTATTAAATTCAGGAGAAGTATCTCATTTTCATAGATTAAAATCAGATGAACTTTGGTATTTTCATGATGGAGAAGCACTTACAATATATATGATATCGCCATCTGGTGAACTTATTGAAAAACAAGTGGGACTTAATATAGAACAGGGAGAAGCTCCTCAAGTATTAGTTCCTAAAGGATATATATTTGGTTCCACCATGAATAATGAGGGATTTTCTTTAGTTGGATGTATGGTATCACCAGGATTTCAATTTCAAGATTTTGAACTTTTTACACGAAAAGAATTATTAGAAAAATATCCTTATTACAAGGATATAATAAAAAAATTGACTGTAGCATAA
- a CDS encoding thiol-activated cytolysin family protein yields the protein MKIMKKKLRLLARVMVVIMIIGLTYTGNFNNNIVLADTTDQNSNTKDTNNKGNKPPETDKSGQPVKANDQTSQVKDKNTKSNSNEIDEKIYGLSYDPKKILTLNGEKIENFVPAEGYEDSDKYVVIKREKKSISDSTADISIIDSINDRTYPGAIQLANRNLIENKPDLVSCERKPITISVDLPGMTSDGKKVVKSPTYSSVNSAINSILDTWNTKYSQKYTIPTRVSYSDTMVYSKSQLSTMLGCNFKSIDKSLNIDFNSIFKGEKKVMVVAYKQIFYTVSVDAPNRPSDVFGDNVTFNELALKGLNNNNPPAYVSNVAYGRTIYVKLETTSKSGNVKAAFKALIDNQDISSNAEYKDILNQSSFTATVLGGGAQEHNKIVTKDFDEIRNVIKNNSVYSPQNPGYPISYTTTFLKDNHIASINNKTEYVETTATEYNNGKIVLDHSGAYVAQFQVTWDEVSYDKQGNEIVEHKGWSGNNTDKTAHFNTEIYLKGNARNISVQIKECTGLAWEWWRTIVDVKNIPLVKERTFYIWGTTLYPKHSIEEK from the coding sequence ATGAAAATTATGAAAAAAAAGTTAAGATTATTAGCACGAGTTATGGTAGTTATTATGATTATTGGATTAACATATACCGGTAATTTTAATAATAATATTGTACTAGCTGATACAACTGATCAAAACAGTAATACTAAAGATACAAACAACAAAGGAAATAAACCACCAGAAACTGATAAAAGTGGACAACCAGTTAAAGCAAATGATCAAACGTCACAAGTAAAAGATAAAAATACCAAAAGTAATAGCAATGAAATAGATGAAAAAATTTATGGATTATCTTATGATCCAAAAAAGATTCTAACATTAAACGGAGAAAAGATTGAAAATTTTGTACCGGCTGAAGGTTATGAAGATTCTGACAAGTATGTTGTAATAAAACGTGAAAAGAAAAGTATTTCAGATTCTACAGCAGATATCTCAATCATAGATTCAATAAACGATAGAACTTATCCTGGTGCTATACAACTTGCAAACAGGAATCTTATAGAAAATAAGCCAGACTTGGTTTCATGTGAAAGAAAACCAATTACTATAAGCGTTGACTTACCTGGTATGACTAGTGATGGTAAAAAGGTTGTTAAATCACCTACTTATTCTTCAGTTAATTCTGCAATAAATTCTATACTAGATACTTGGAATACAAAATATTCACAAAAATATACCATTCCTACAAGGGTTAGCTATTCTGATACCATGGTATATAGTAAATCTCAATTATCAACAATGCTTGGATGCAACTTTAAATCTATAGATAAGTCTTTAAACATAGATTTCAATTCTATATTTAAAGGTGAAAAAAAAGTTATGGTTGTTGCTTACAAGCAAATATTTTATACAGTAAGTGTAGATGCGCCTAATCGTCCATCAGATGTGTTTGGAGATAATGTTACATTTAATGAACTAGCTTTAAAAGGATTAAACAATAATAATCCTCCTGCATATGTTTCAAATGTTGCATATGGAAGAACAATATATGTAAAACTTGAGACAACATCTAAGAGTGGAAATGTTAAAGCAGCATTTAAAGCATTAATTGATAACCAAGACATAAGCAGTAATGCAGAATATAAAGATATATTAAATCAAAGTTCATTTACAGCTACTGTTTTAGGTGGAGGAGCTCAAGAGCACAATAAAATAGTTACTAAAGATTTTGATGAAATAAGAAATGTTATTAAAAATAATTCTGTATATAGTCCACAAAATCCAGGATATCCAATTTCATATACTACTACATTTTTAAAAGACAATCATATAGCATCTATAAACAATAAAACAGAGTATGTAGAAACAACAGCAACAGAATACAACAATGGTAAAATAGTACTTGACCACAGTGGAGCATATGTAGCTCAATTCCAAGTAACATGGGATGAAGTTAGCTATGATAAACAAGGAAATGAAATAGTTGAGCATAAAGGATGGTCAGGAAATAATACTGATAAAACAGCTCATTTCAATACAGAGATTTATTTGAAAGGAAATGCAAGAAATATTTCTGTACAAATAAAAGAATGCACAGGACTTGCATGGGAATGGTGGAGAACCATTGTAGATGTTAAAAATATACCTCTTGTAAAAGAGAGAACGTTCTATATATGGGGTACAACTCTATATCCTAAACATTCTATAGAGGAAAAATAG
- a CDS encoding recombinase family protein, whose protein sequence is MKAAIYSRKSVFTGKGESIENQVQMCKNYAKKNLNINEFIIYEDEGFSGGNINRPKFKELLLDVKKNNFNVLICYRLDRISRNVADFSSTLELLQANNISFVSIKEQFDTSTPMGKAMVYIASVFAQLERETIAERIRDNMLELAKTGRWLGGQTPLGFNSKKIICFDNELKERSFNKLSPINNELNLVKLIYNKYLETHSIHKTLKYLLSNNIKGKNGGEFASMSINDILRNPVYVQSNELVVNYLKSKGIQVCGIPNGNGILTYNKKNSKYKAKNIDNWIAAVSNHTGIILPNIWLEVQNSLDINSKKCNPRKGTSKRALLSGILKCGICGFPMRVCYGKPRKDGSKNYYYTCTMKAHSGKSRCKNPNVRGDYLEDEVISCLKELNIDFIIEELSKYKKEIASIKTTSIVKNLHDEIEGKKTQLENLINQLSKIKDPLASNFITKKINELGNDIKNLTFKSKSVNAEKGKNYSNTLNEDIILRSLKDFKTFFNNIQNFKNDEDVIRRRRCLIEKIVDKILFNGNTNEITIVLWGFKNSK, encoded by the coding sequence TTGAAAGCAGCAATATACAGTAGAAAATCAGTTTTTACTGGCAAAGGTGAATCTATAGAAAATCAAGTTCAAATGTGCAAAAACTATGCTAAAAAAAATTTAAACATAAATGAATTTATTATATATGAAGATGAAGGGTTTTCTGGTGGCAATATAAATAGACCTAAATTTAAAGAATTGCTTTTAGATGTAAAAAAAAATAACTTTAATGTGCTTATTTGTTATAGATTAGACCGTATAAGCAGAAATGTAGCTGACTTTTCATCTACTCTTGAATTATTACAAGCCAATAATATAAGTTTTGTTTCTATAAAAGAACAATTTGATACTTCAACTCCTATGGGAAAAGCTATGGTGTATATAGCTTCTGTATTTGCTCAATTAGAACGTGAAACTATTGCCGAACGTATAAGAGATAATATGCTTGAACTTGCTAAAACAGGTAGGTGGCTTGGAGGTCAAACCCCTTTAGGTTTTAATAGTAAAAAAATTATTTGTTTTGATAATGAACTAAAAGAAAGATCTTTTAATAAGCTATCACCTATAAACAACGAATTAAACTTAGTAAAATTAATATATAATAAATATTTAGAAACTCACTCTATCCATAAAACCTTAAAGTATTTATTATCCAATAATATAAAAGGTAAAAATGGAGGAGAATTTGCATCTATGAGTATAAATGATATTCTCAGAAATCCAGTATATGTTCAATCTAATGAGTTAGTAGTTAATTATTTAAAATCAAAGGGAATACAGGTTTGTGGCATACCAAACGGCAATGGTATATTGACTTATAACAAAAAAAATTCTAAGTATAAGGCTAAAAATATAGATAACTGGATAGCAGCAGTTAGTAACCACACTGGAATAATTTTGCCTAATATTTGGTTAGAAGTACAAAACTCATTAGACATAAACTCCAAAAAATGTAATCCTAGAAAAGGTACATCTAAAAGAGCGCTTTTAAGTGGAATTCTTAAATGTGGAATATGTGGATTTCCCATGAGAGTATGTTATGGAAAACCTCGTAAGGATGGAAGTAAAAACTATTATTATACTTGTACAATGAAAGCTCATAGTGGCAAATCTAGATGTAAAAACCCAAATGTTCGTGGAGATTATTTAGAAGATGAAGTTATATCCTGCTTAAAAGAATTAAATATTGATTTTATTATAGAAGAACTGAGTAAATACAAAAAAGAAATAGCTTCAATTAAAACCACTTCTATAGTAAAAAATCTGCATGATGAAATTGAAGGTAAAAAAACTCAGTTAGAAAACTTAATAAATCAGCTTTCAAAAATTAAAGACCCCCTCGCTTCAAATTTTATAACTAAAAAAATTAATGAACTTGGAAATGATATTAAAAATCTTACATTTAAATCTAAGAGTGTTAATGCTGAAAAGGGAAAAAATTATTCAAATACTTTAAATGAAGATATTATACTTCGATCACTTAAAGATTTTAAAACCTTCTTTAATAACATACAAAACTTTAAAAATGATGAAGATGTTATTAGGAGAAGAAGATGTTTAATAGAAAAAATAGTAGATAAGATTTTATTTAATGGTAATACTAATGAAATAACTATAGTTTTATGGGGATTTAAAAATTCAAAATAA
- a CDS encoding methyl-accepting chemotaxis protein produces MKKMIEEYKEKTFLVATKSYISSIIFALITLLVVKVVDIFPAMTWKHICSFDVVLCIEFCIFLYMFRNYKKYNNFLILNYKSIVLTFLIITYVNYIFFNIVIPTNEFWITSSYFLAITFLFLDKQMSVLSIILNIISQIVVFSIRKDLLASSNSEMFIRILGYILNTVAIYNLANVGIKLLSNVDEKETVLNDNNNKLMLIFSKIKEYMKFLTVSSEELREVGETSTSSLQQISTTCNTIDNKADLLIEESSKNEYIFKDITMNANKISNKIDSTKKSFADLTNISTNNADELNNILSIFNNTKKSIGKTLNATNVLHNKSVEIDEILNLTYAISQQINLLSLNASIEAARAGEAGRGFAVVAEEIRKLAEETDTALKNISQITNEYKNSVKEVETLMNSNNDDIKNSNEILKNIVADIKNSILKLNSNNDDIEQIHKFMNEFNTEIISLADFNENVANEINSVLTGFKTIKNAIDENTAISEELNTKASELTTIGDNMQDLVNENI; encoded by the coding sequence ATGAAAAAAATGATAGAAGAATATAAAGAAAAGACTTTCTTGGTTGCAACCAAATCTTATATTTCTAGTATAATATTTGCATTAATAACATTACTTGTAGTAAAAGTTGTAGATATTTTTCCTGCTATGACTTGGAAACATATATGCAGTTTTGATGTTGTTTTATGTATAGAATTTTGTATTTTCTTATATATGTTTAGAAACTATAAAAAATACAATAATTTTTTAATTCTTAATTATAAATCTATAGTGCTTACATTTTTAATCATAACATATGTAAATTACATATTTTTTAATATAGTAATACCTACAAATGAATTTTGGATAACATCATCCTACTTTCTAGCTATCACGTTTTTATTTTTAGATAAGCAAATGTCTGTTTTGTCAATTATTTTAAATATAATATCTCAAATAGTGGTGTTTTCTATTAGGAAAGACTTATTAGCTTCTTCAAATTCTGAAATGTTTATTAGAATATTAGGTTATATTTTAAATACTGTTGCTATATATAATTTAGCAAATGTTGGGATAAAACTTCTGAGCAATGTTGATGAAAAAGAAACTGTGCTTAATGATAATAATAATAAATTAATGCTCATATTTAGTAAAATTAAAGAATATATGAAGTTCTTAACGGTTTCTAGTGAAGAACTTAGAGAAGTTGGTGAAACTTCAACTTCATCATTACAACAGATTTCAACTACTTGTAATACAATAGATAATAAGGCTGATTTACTTATAGAAGAATCTTCAAAGAATGAATATATATTCAAAGATATTACTATGAATGCTAATAAAATATCTAATAAAATAGATAGTACAAAAAAATCTTTTGCAGATCTAACAAATATTTCTACTAATAATGCAGATGAATTAAACAATATCCTAAGTATATTTAATAATACTAAAAAGAGCATAGGTAAAACTTTAAATGCCACTAATGTTTTGCATAACAAATCTGTTGAAATTGACGAAATATTAAATTTAACTTATGCAATCTCTCAACAGATAAATCTTCTTTCTTTAAATGCCAGTATTGAAGCTGCTAGAGCTGGAGAAGCAGGAAGAGGATTTGCTGTAGTTGCAGAGGAAATAAGAAAATTAGCTGAAGAAACAGATACTGCACTAAAAAATATATCTCAAATAACTAATGAGTATAAAAATAGTGTTAAAGAAGTTGAAACTCTAATGAATAGCAATAATGATGATATTAAAAATAGTAATGAAATTTTAAAAAATATAGTTGCAGATATTAAAAATAGTATTTTAAAACTTAATTCTAATAACGATGATATAGAACAAATACATAAGTTTATGAATGAGTTTAATACTGAAATTATTAGTCTTGCTGATTTCAATGAAAATGTAGCAAATGAAATTAATTCAGTATTAACTGGTTTTAAGACTATAAAAAATGCTATTGATGAGAACACAGCTATTTCAGAAGAATTGAACACTAAGGCATCTGAGTTAACCACTATTGGAGATAACATGCAAGATTTGGTAAATGAAAACATATAA
- a CDS encoding ketoacyl-ACP synthase III: MINQKNRNVLIRSIGSYHPTKILNNEFYLSHFKKRSKKLETEAKEYFKELGRKERCIAEEDENSLTMSIESCKLALEKANLQIKDIDIIISATDLPEYLTPACAIMINEALQGNAKVAFDVNCDCISMLHGVDVATKFLKCDKKYKYALVVGSFLINRFSREDDIITFATSGDNACAIILEVKEEIEERGYLGSVTLTDSYYSKYFRHPRCGLSKIYDLNIPVYDKLLQWDHFNCDFLAPNWAKIITEVLAEKELNPSDVSHFFMSQFSIEELRNTMDILNVSHDKFNFIADKYGYTGPSSPFLAFHEEIKNRNFTEGDINIFCSVGGGYSMTALLYKW; encoded by the coding sequence ATGATTAATCAGAAGAACAGAAATGTACTTATTAGAAGTATAGGTAGCTATCATCCTACTAAAATATTAAATAATGAATTTTATTTAAGTCATTTCAAAAAAAGAAGTAAAAAATTAGAAACAGAAGCAAAAGAATACTTTAAAGAATTAGGAAGAAAGGAAAGATGTATAGCTGAAGAAGATGAAAATAGTTTAACTATGTCTATTGAAAGTTGTAAATTAGCTTTAGAAAAAGCTAATTTACAAATTAAAGATATAGACATAATTATTTCCGCTACTGACCTTCCAGAATATCTAACACCTGCGTGTGCTATTATGATTAATGAAGCATTGCAAGGAAATGCTAAGGTCGCTTTTGATGTTAACTGTGATTGTATAAGCATGTTACATGGTGTTGATGTAGCTACTAAATTTTTAAAATGTGATAAAAAATATAAATATGCTTTAGTAGTTGGTTCTTTTTTAATTAATAGATTTTCGCGAGAAGATGATATAATTACATTCGCTACATCTGGAGATAATGCATGTGCTATTATATTAGAGGTTAAAGAGGAAATAGAAGAAAGAGGATATTTAGGCTCTGTAACTTTAACAGATTCTTATTATTCAAAATATTTTAGACATCCTCGTTGTGGATTATCTAAGATATATGATTTAAATATTCCTGTATATGATAAGTTGTTACAATGGGACCACTTTAATTGTGATTTTCTAGCTCCTAATTGGGCTAAGATAATTACAGAAGTATTGGCTGAAAAAGAATTAAATCCAAGTGATGTTAGTCATTTCTTCATGTCTCAGTTTTCCATTGAAGAATTAAGGAATACTATGGATATATTAAATGTTTCACATGATAAATTTAATTTTATAGCAGATAAATATGGATACACTGGTCCAAGTAGTCCGTTTTTAGCATTTCATGAAGAAATTAAAAATAGAAATTTTACTGAAGGAGATATTAATATCTTTTGTTCTGTAGGTGGAGGATATAGTATGACTGCATTACTTTACAAATGGTAA